Proteins from a genomic interval of Corvus moneduloides isolate bCorMon1 chromosome 6, bCorMon1.pri, whole genome shotgun sequence:
- the LOC116445813 gene encoding follitropin subunit beta-like, whose protein sequence is MKTVNCYVLLLCWKAICCNSCQLTNITIAVEREECEFCITVNATWCSGYCFTRDPVYKYPPVSFVQQTCTFKEVVYETVKILGCGDHPESFYSYPVATECHCDTCDTDTTDCTVRGLGPSYCSFSQNGSNQ, encoded by the exons ATGAAGACCGTTAATTGTTACGTGCTGTTACTTTGCTGGAAAGCAATTTGCTGCAACAGCTGTCAGCTCACCAATATTACCATAGCAGTGGAAAGAGAAGAATGTGAATTCTGCATTACGGTGAATGCCACGTGGTGCTCAGGATACTGCTTCACAAGG GACCCAGTATATAAATACCCACCAGTGTCATTTGTTCAGCAAACCTGTACCTTCAAGGAGGTCGTGTATGAAACAGTGAAGATCCTTGGCTGTGGTGATCATCCTGAATCTTTTTATTCATACCCAGTAGCTACAGAATGTCACTGTGACACCTGTGACACTGACACCACTGACTGCACTGTGAGGGGACTGGGGCCATCCTACTGTTCCTTCAGTCAGAATGGAAGTAACCAGTGA
- the FSHB gene encoding follitropin subunit beta has translation MKTVNCYVLLLCWKAICCNSCQLTNITIAVEREECEFCITVNATWCSGYCFTRDPVYKYPPVSFVQQTCTFKEVVYETVKIPGCGDHPESFYSYPVATECHCDTCDTDTTDCTVRGLGPSYCSFSQNGSNQ, from the exons ATGAAGACCGTTAATTGTTACGTGCTGTTACTTTGCTGGAAAGCAATTTGCTGCAACAGCTGTCAGCTCACCAATATTACCATAGCAGTGGAAAGAGAAGAATGTGAATTCTGCATTACGGTGAATGCCACGTGGTGCTCAGGATACTGCTTCACAAGG GACCCAGTATATAAATACCCACCAGTGTCATTTGTTCAGCAAACCTGTACCTTCAAGGAGGTCGTGTATGAAACAGTGAAGATCCCTGGCTGTGGTGATCATCCTGAATCTTTTTATTCATACCCAGTAGCTACAGAATGTCACTGTGACACCTGTGACACTGACACCACTGACTGCACTGTGAGGGGACTGGGGCCATCCTACTGTTCCTTCAGTCAGAATGGAAGTAACCAGTGA